In one Hymenobacter sp. DG25B genomic region, the following are encoded:
- a CDS encoding TonB-dependent receptor, with the protein MNGTITDKAGAGLPGATVIAIHTPTNTQYVAPTNSEGRFNIQNMRVGGPYTVRVTFIGYKDAIREGLSLSLGQNQRLDINLSEATTELGNVTVTGQQNPVINSDRTGAATTVAREQIERLPTINRSLQDYTRLTPQSNGNSFGGRSSSFNNVTIDGAIFNNAFGLQSTVGSQAGAQPISLDAIDQIQVSIAPFDVRQGSFTGAGINVVTRSGTNKFTGSLYGFYRDQKLVGSKVGDFEQDYPKFRLHNEGFRFGGPIIKDKLFFFVNAERERRNDPPTGNFTANRSNTPPPAGSQTSQASASDLDFLRNFLQEKYQFNAGDYENYQLRSNSDKATIKLDWNITQNHRFNIKYNWLQSYGDIPPSTSGAIAGQRSQSQFGLPFSSSYYTINNNLNSFIAELNSTLGGGKYSNNLTAGYTAFRDFRESSGGIFPLVDIGTATGRSTGAALGGITATNSLTSFGYEPFSANNVLNSDVYQIGDNFTAYLGKHNVTVGTYNEYYKFKNGFAPSYYGNYSFNSLEDFYASAGYNYDRTTNPGNPSISPLPAGEVRPGPARYNLQYSALPGGEFPFAEITAAQLGLYAQDEWSPLNNLKVTYGIRADLPFLTSDLQQNTNAAALTFRDGVKINTGEVPKKRVLLSPRVGFNWDVNGDSKTQLRGGTGIFTGRVPFVWLSNQASNNGVQFGSFSTPGSVATTNPDGSAKPNASVYPFDPSVDAYRPQNASANTAYNLAVTDKDFKFPQVWRTNLAVDQELPGGIIGTLEAFYTRDLNSVYHQNVNLPGSENSPYARANGADNRPIFYNLDPTKSGVYSPSKNYQIYGFIPAPKPNPNNLPNGNTAAAPNISDAIVMKNSNKGYSYAVTAQLQKAFTGGLFVSAAYTYSDARSVNDGGSIAQSIWRDRSVSGDPNAEALSYSNFLQQHRVIGSLSYRKEYLGHLGTTLSMFFEAAPAGRFSYVYSGDMNGDNQTSNDLMYIPRNQSEINLRDQNFFANTPQAFTYTAAQQWADLDAYIQQDKYLSKNRGEYAERNGGVRPWQNRLDVRLLQDIFTDLGENRNTLQLSIDIFNVGNLLNSDWGTFQQTNRTNPLSYVGYNAQGQPVFEYSYLTRPSTSTVNGVTSVTPGTPLSRTFRNDTGGIGSRWQGQVGLRYIFN; encoded by the coding sequence ATGAACGGTACTATTACCGACAAGGCCGGCGCCGGGCTTCCCGGGGCTACGGTTATTGCCATCCACACGCCTACTAACACCCAGTATGTGGCCCCCACCAACTCGGAAGGCCGCTTCAACATCCAGAACATGCGGGTAGGTGGTCCCTACACCGTGCGCGTAACCTTTATTGGCTACAAGGATGCTATCCGTGAAGGGTTGTCTTTGTCGCTGGGTCAGAACCAGCGTCTGGACATCAACCTGAGCGAAGCTACCACGGAGCTGGGTAACGTAACCGTAACTGGTCAGCAGAACCCGGTTATCAACTCTGACCGCACCGGTGCCGCTACCACGGTTGCCCGCGAGCAGATTGAGCGTCTGCCCACCATCAACCGCTCCCTGCAGGACTATACGCGTCTCACGCCGCAGTCTAACGGTAACAGCTTTGGTGGCCGCAGCAGCAGCTTCAACAACGTAACCATTGACGGTGCTATCTTTAACAACGCTTTTGGTCTGCAGTCTACCGTAGGCAGCCAGGCCGGCGCACAGCCTATCTCCCTGGACGCAATTGACCAGATTCAGGTAAGCATTGCTCCTTTCGACGTTCGTCAGGGCTCGTTTACGGGTGCCGGCATTAACGTAGTAACCCGTTCCGGTACCAACAAATTTACCGGCTCGCTGTACGGTTTCTACCGCGACCAGAAACTGGTAGGCAGCAAAGTAGGTGACTTTGAGCAGGACTACCCTAAGTTCCGCCTGCACAACGAAGGCTTCCGTTTCGGTGGCCCTATCATCAAGGACAAGCTGTTCTTCTTCGTAAACGCGGAGCGTGAGCGTCGTAACGACCCCCCAACGGGCAACTTCACGGCTAACCGCTCTAACACGCCTCCTCCTGCTGGCTCGCAGACCTCCCAGGCTTCGGCTTCCGACCTGGACTTCCTGCGCAACTTCCTGCAGGAGAAATATCAGTTCAATGCCGGCGACTACGAGAACTATCAGCTGCGCTCGAACAGCGACAAGGCAACCATTAAGCTGGACTGGAACATTACCCAGAACCACCGCTTCAACATTAAGTACAACTGGCTGCAGTCGTACGGTGATATTCCCCCGAGCACCTCGGGCGCTATTGCCGGCCAACGCTCTCAGTCGCAGTTTGGTCTGCCCTTCTCCTCGTCTTACTACACCATCAACAACAACCTGAATTCGTTCATTGCTGAACTGAACAGCACGCTGGGTGGTGGTAAGTACTCCAACAACCTGACGGCGGGTTACACGGCTTTCCGTGACTTCCGCGAGAGCAGCGGCGGTATTTTCCCGCTGGTTGACATTGGTACCGCAACAGGCCGGAGCACCGGTGCTGCTTTGGGCGGCATCACGGCTACCAACTCCCTTACCTCGTTTGGTTACGAGCCTTTCTCGGCGAACAACGTCCTGAACTCGGATGTGTACCAGATTGGTGACAACTTCACGGCTTACCTGGGCAAGCACAACGTAACGGTGGGTACTTACAATGAGTACTACAAGTTCAAAAACGGCTTTGCCCCCAGCTACTACGGTAACTATTCCTTCAACTCACTGGAGGATTTCTACGCCTCGGCTGGTTATAACTACGACCGTACCACGAACCCCGGCAACCCCAGCATTTCTCCTCTGCCCGCTGGCGAGGTACGCCCCGGCCCGGCCCGCTACAATCTGCAGTACTCGGCTCTGCCGGGTGGTGAGTTCCCCTTCGCGGAAATTACGGCCGCCCAGCTGGGCCTGTATGCTCAGGACGAATGGTCGCCGCTCAACAACCTGAAAGTAACGTACGGCATCCGCGCTGACCTTCCTTTCCTGACCTCGGACCTCCAGCAGAACACGAATGCGGCTGCTCTTACCTTCCGCGATGGTGTAAAAATTAACACCGGCGAAGTTCCCAAGAAGCGTGTGCTGCTCTCGCCCCGCGTTGGTTTCAACTGGGACGTGAACGGCGACAGCAAAACCCAGCTGCGTGGTGGTACCGGTATCTTCACCGGCCGCGTACCGTTTGTATGGCTGTCTAACCAGGCCAGCAACAACGGTGTGCAGTTTGGCTCGTTCAGCACCCCTGGCTCGGTAGCTACTACCAACCCCGATGGCTCGGCCAAACCCAATGCCTCTGTTTATCCCTTCGATCCGAGCGTAGATGCTTACCGTCCGCAGAATGCTTCTGCTAACACGGCTTATAACCTGGCTGTAACGGACAAGGACTTCAAATTCCCGCAGGTTTGGCGTACTAACCTGGCCGTTGACCAGGAACTGCCCGGTGGTATCATTGGTACCCTGGAAGCCTTCTACACCCGCGACCTTAACTCGGTATATCACCAGAACGTGAACCTGCCCGGCAGCGAGAATTCTCCTTATGCCCGTGCTAATGGGGCCGATAACCGTCCGATCTTCTATAACCTGGATCCGACCAAATCAGGTGTATACAGCCCTTCCAAAAACTACCAGATCTACGGTTTCATCCCGGCTCCTAAGCCTAACCCGAACAACTTGCCGAATGGCAACACCGCTGCTGCGCCAAACATCAGCGACGCCATCGTAATGAAGAACTCTAACAAGGGTTATTCCTACGCGGTTACGGCCCAGCTGCAGAAAGCCTTCACCGGCGGTCTGTTCGTGAGTGCTGCTTACACCTACTCCGATGCCCGCTCGGTAAACGATGGTGGCTCGATTGCCCAGTCTATCTGGCGTGACCGTTCCGTATCCGGTGACCCGAACGCGGAAGCGCTGAGCTACTCCAACTTCCTGCAGCAGCACCGCGTAATTGGTTCGCTGTCGTACCGCAAGGAGTACCTGGGCCACCTGGGCACTACGCTCTCCATGTTCTTCGAGGCTGCTCCGGCCGGTCGCTTCTCGTATGTATACTCCGGTGACATGAACGGTGACAACCAGACGTCGAACGACCTGATGTACATTCCCCGCAACCAGAGCGAAATCAACCTGCGTGATCAGAACTTCTTCGCTAATACGCCCCAGGCATTCACCTACACGGCTGCTCAGCAGTGGGCTGATCTGGATGCTTACATCCAGCAGGATAAGTACCTGAGCAAGAACCGCGGCGAATACGCTGAGCGCAACGGTGGCGTTCGTCCATGGCAGAACCGCCTCGACGTGCGTCTGTTGCAGGATATCTTCACCGACCTGGGTGAGAACCGCAACACGCTGCAGCTGAGTATCGATATCTTCAACGTGGGCAACCTGTTGAACAGCGACTGGGGTACTTTCCAGCAGACGAACCGTACCAACCCTCTGTCCTATGTTGGCTACAATGCCCAAGGTCAGCCGGTATTTGAGTACAGCTACCTCACGCGCCCATCTACCTCTACGGTCAACGGTGTTACTTCGGTAACCCCAGGCACTCCGCTGTCCCGCACCTTCCGCAACGATACCGGTGGTATTGGTTCGCGCTGGCAGGGTCAGGTTGGCCTGCGCTACATCTTCAACTAA